A genomic window from Yoonia rosea includes:
- a CDS encoding Do family serine endopeptidase: protein MAFVTTLAVAFAMVLAQVTFASAQQRPETFADLAEQVSPAVVNITTSTTVAGRTGPQGLVPDGSPFEDFFNDLDRGPGQGTRRSSALGSGFVISEDGFIVTNNHVIEGADEILIEFFPGGEPGVPAELIGTDPNTDIAVLKVDLDNLPFVEFGDSNAEGARVGDWVMAMGNPLGQGFSVSAGIVSARNRALSGTYDDYIQTDAAINRGNSGGPLFNMDGEVIGVNTAILSPNGGSIGIGFAMSSAVVTNVVDQLIEYGETRRGWLGVRIQDVTPDMVEAIEGLDMARGALVTDVPPGPAENAGMLAGDVILNFDGIEIEDTRELVRIVGNSPVGTEVPVAVLRDGDMEDLLVVLGRRETSEAVAFPASTEEAEPEQSEILGLTLSEITPELTDQFSLTVDTGLVITAIDQESEAASKGLLEGDVITEAGQEAVAKISDLEDRIEAATEAGRKSLLLLVRRGGDPRFVALVLEE from the coding sequence ATGGCTTTCGTCACGACCTTGGCGGTCGCTTTCGCCATGGTCCTTGCGCAGGTGACATTCGCCAGCGCGCAGCAACGTCCCGAAACATTCGCTGATCTGGCCGAACAGGTCAGCCCGGCCGTCGTCAACATCACGACCAGCACGACCGTGGCCGGTCGGACAGGGCCTCAGGGGCTTGTTCCTGACGGGTCACCATTTGAGGATTTCTTCAACGATCTTGACCGGGGGCCGGGACAAGGCACACGACGTTCTTCGGCGCTGGGCTCCGGTTTCGTGATCTCCGAGGATGGTTTCATCGTGACCAACAACCACGTGATTGAAGGTGCGGATGAAATCCTGATTGAATTCTTCCCGGGCGGTGAACCCGGTGTGCCCGCCGAGCTGATCGGTACAGACCCCAATACAGATATCGCCGTTCTGAAAGTAGACCTTGATAATCTGCCATTCGTTGAATTCGGTGACAGCAACGCCGAGGGCGCACGCGTCGGTGACTGGGTCATGGCGATGGGGAACCCGCTGGGGCAGGGCTTTTCGGTCTCTGCCGGCATCGTGTCTGCCCGCAACCGTGCGCTTTCCGGCACCTATGACGACTACATCCAGACCGACGCTGCCATCAACCGTGGTAACTCGGGTGGCCCGCTGTTCAATATGGACGGTGAGGTCATCGGCGTGAACACCGCGATCCTGTCGCCCAATGGCGGCTCGATCGGTATCGGTTTCGCAATGTCATCGGCCGTTGTAACCAATGTGGTGGATCAGCTGATCGAATACGGTGAAACCCGCCGTGGGTGGCTGGGTGTCCGTATTCAGGACGTCACACCAGATATGGTCGAAGCGATCGAAGGTCTGGATATGGCCCGCGGTGCGCTGGTCACTGATGTACCGCCCGGACCGGCCGAAAACGCCGGGATGTTGGCGGGTGATGTGATCCTGAATTTCGACGGGATCGAGATTGAAGATACGCGTGAACTGGTGCGCATCGTCGGCAACTCACCGGTAGGTACAGAAGTTCCTGTCGCCGTGCTGCGTGATGGCGACATGGAAGACCTGCTTGTTGTCTTGGGGCGTCGTGAAACGTCCGAGGCGGTGGCCTTCCCAGCTTCGACAGAAGAGGCCGAGCCAGAGCAGTCCGAAATCCTTGGTTTGACGCTCTCTGAAATCACGCCCGAACTGACCGATCAGTTTTCATTGACTGTCGATACAGGTCTGGTGATCACGGCGATTGATCAGGAGTCCGAGGCTGCATCCAAAGGCTTGCTGGAAGGCGACGTGATCACCGAAGCCGGCCAAGAGGCGGTGGCCAAGATTTCGGATCTGGAAGATCGGATCGAAGCAGCCACCGAGGCAGGACGTAAGTCGTTGCTGCTGCTGGTGCGTCGCGGCGGAGACCCGCGTTTTGTTGCTCTCGTTCTGGAAGAGTAG
- the hflC gene encoding protease modulator HflC: MRKSAFLLPAVAVVVIGALSSVFVVDEREKALVLQFGQIVRVKEDPGLGFKIPLIQEVVRYDDRILSRDLEPLEVTPADDRRLVVDAFARYRIVDVEQFRRAVGAGGEEAAALRLDSILRAETREVLGSVTSNDILSVDRAALMLRIRNQAIEEARPLGLQVLDVRLKRTDLPTENLNATYERMKAERDREAADERARGNEAAQRIRAGADRTVIELVSEAERESQIIQGEADARRNEIFAEAFGADPEFFEFYRSMTAYQRSLTPGNSTLVLSPDNEFFNYLKSDQGRAAGE, from the coding sequence ATGCGTAAATCAGCATTTCTTTTGCCCGCAGTCGCGGTTGTTGTGATCGGTGCGCTGTCTTCGGTCTTCGTGGTGGATGAACGCGAGAAGGCACTGGTGCTCCAGTTCGGCCAGATCGTGAGAGTCAAAGAAGATCCGGGTCTCGGTTTTAAAATACCGCTTATTCAAGAGGTCGTGCGTTACGACGACCGCATTCTGAGCCGTGATCTGGAACCGCTCGAGGTCACACCAGCCGATGACCGCCGTCTTGTGGTTGACGCATTCGCGCGTTACCGCATCGTTGATGTCGAACAGTTCCGTCGCGCCGTTGGTGCGGGTGGCGAAGAGGCTGCAGCCCTGCGTCTGGACAGTATCCTGCGGGCTGAAACCCGCGAGGTTCTGGGTTCTGTTACATCCAACGACATTCTGTCGGTGGACCGTGCGGCGCTGATGTTGCGCATTCGCAATCAGGCCATTGAGGAAGCGCGCCCTCTGGGTTTGCAGGTTCTTGACGTGCGCCTGAAGCGGACTGACCTGCCGACCGAGAACCTTAATGCCACCTATGAGCGGATGAAGGCCGAGCGTGACCGCGAAGCCGCCGACGAACGCGCCCGCGGTAACGAAGCTGCCCAGCGTATCCGCGCCGGTGCTGACCGTACGGTGATCGAACTGGTGTCCGAGGCAGAACGCGAAAGCCAGATCATTCAGGGTGAGGCCGATGCCCGCCGGAACGAAATCTTCGCAGAAGCCTTTGGCGCCGATCCGGAATTCTTTGAATTCTACCGGTCAATGACGGCCTATCAGCGTTCGCTGACACCGGGCAATTCGACGTTGGTCCTGTCGCCCGATAACGAGTTCTTCAACTATTTGAAGTCTGATCAGGGTCGTGCCGCAGGCGAATAG
- the hflK gene encoding FtsH protease activity modulator HflK, whose amino-acid sequence MAGNNGGPWGGGGNNGSGGGDDNRGGGGRKPNNDGPNIPEIDELVNKGREQLRVLMGGGGGRSGSGGTGGDGPQMTRGTVGLGILAVAALWLYASFYTVRPEERAVELFLGDFLEIGEPGLNFAPWPIVTREVITVTTERNIDIGVSRTGSEAGLMLTGDENIVDIDFQVVWNIVDPEEYLFNLANPPQTIEAVAESAMREIISQSELAPILNRDRGAIADRLRDMIQETLDSYDSGIAVIRVNFDKADPPEPVIASFRAVQDAEQERDRVQNVADAYANQVVAEARGRAAQILEQAEGYRARVVNEAEGEASRFTAVLTEYARAPEVTRKRLYLETMESVLGGVDIILLDEGQGGGQGVVPYLPLNELRRTPTTGGTN is encoded by the coding sequence ATGGCAGGCAACAACGGTGGCCCTTGGGGCGGCGGCGGAAACAACGGATCGGGCGGCGGCGATGACAATCGCGGCGGCGGCGGCCGTAAGCCCAACAATGATGGTCCGAATATTCCCGAGATTGACGAGCTGGTGAATAAAGGCCGCGAGCAGTTGCGTGTCCTGATGGGCGGCGGCGGCGGACGTAGCGGGTCAGGTGGCACGGGTGGCGACGGTCCGCAAATGACGCGCGGCACTGTGGGCCTTGGTATTCTTGCTGTCGCGGCGCTCTGGCTTTACGCCTCTTTCTACACAGTGCGGCCCGAAGAACGCGCCGTTGAGTTGTTTCTGGGTGACTTTCTCGAAATCGGCGAACCCGGTCTGAACTTTGCGCCATGGCCGATCGTGACCCGCGAGGTGATCACGGTTACGACCGAGCGTAACATCGACATCGGTGTCAGCCGTACGGGTTCGGAAGCGGGCCTGATGCTGACCGGTGACGAGAATATCGTCGATATCGACTTTCAGGTTGTCTGGAACATTGTCGATCCCGAAGAATATCTGTTCAATCTGGCCAACCCGCCCCAGACAATCGAAGCTGTGGCTGAATCAGCGATGCGCGAGATTATCTCGCAATCCGAACTGGCCCCGATCCTGAACCGTGACCGCGGTGCGATTGCAGACCGGTTGCGCGACATGATCCAGGAAACGCTGGATAGCTACGACTCCGGTATCGCCGTCATTCGTGTCAACTTTGACAAGGCCGACCCGCCCGAACCCGTCATTGCGTCTTTCCGCGCGGTGCAGGACGCCGAGCAGGAACGTGACCGGGTACAGAACGTGGCCGATGCCTATGCCAATCAGGTGGTTGCAGAAGCCCGTGGTCGGGCGGCACAGATCCTAGAGCAGGCCGAAGGTTACCGTGCCCGCGTGGTCAATGAGGCCGAAGGTGAAGCCAGCCGGTTTACCGCGGTTCTTACGGAATATGCCCGCGCCCCGGAAGTCACTCGCAAGCGCCTTTATCTTGAAACAATGGAATCTGTGCTGGGTGGTGTCGATATCATCCTGCTGGACGAAGGCCAGGGCGGAGGACAGGGCGTTGTGCCATACCTGCCGCTGAACGAACTGCGCCGCACTCCGACAACTGGAGGAACCAACTGA
- the gor gene encoding glutathione-disulfide reductase, producing the protein MTFDYDLFVIGGGSGGVRAARVAAATGAKVGLAEEYRMGGTCVIRGCVPKKLMVFASGYSEMFDDARAYGWDVQEGPFDWSKFSAKLNTELDRLEGIYRKLLDGSGVEIIDARAKVKDPHTVTLSTGKDVTAKHILIATGGRPVIPEMPGAELGITSNEIFLLDEMPKSILIVGGGYIASEFAGILNGLGVQVTQFYRGAQILRGFDDEARGLVAEGMRAKGVDLHLGTNIVEMRAATAEDLAGVHKSVPMEGGKPATLPQKSAGHGIWVKATNGTEKVYDQVMFATGRAPNTEDMGLEEAGVEVGRRGEIVVDEYSQTRVPSIYAIGDVTNRVQLTPVAIREGMAFVETVFKGNPTAVDHELIPSAVFTQPELGTVGLTEEEAREKEPIEVYCTSFKPMNHSFAGREDRVLMKLVVSKETRTVLGCHIVADHAGEMIQLAGIAVKMGATKEDFDRTVAVHPTMAEELVTMKEPVRSA; encoded by the coding sequence ATGACTTTCGACTATGATCTTTTTGTAATCGGTGGTGGCTCTGGCGGTGTTCGTGCGGCGCGCGTCGCGGCCGCAACAGGCGCGAAGGTCGGTCTGGCCGAAGAATACCGCATGGGCGGCACCTGCGTGATCCGCGGTTGTGTGCCCAAAAAGCTGATGGTGTTTGCTTCGGGCTATTCCGAGATGTTTGACGACGCCCGCGCGTATGGCTGGGATGTGCAGGAGGGGCCCTTTGACTGGTCCAAATTCAGCGCCAAGCTGAACACCGAGCTGGACCGTCTGGAAGGCATTTACCGCAAGCTGCTGGATGGGTCTGGGGTGGAAATCATTGATGCGCGCGCGAAGGTGAAAGACCCCCACACGGTGACGCTTTCAACGGGCAAGGATGTGACCGCCAAGCACATTCTCATCGCAACGGGCGGGCGCCCGGTCATTCCGGAAATGCCGGGGGCCGAACTGGGCATTACGTCGAACGAGATTTTCCTGCTGGACGAGATGCCGAAATCCATCCTGATTGTGGGCGGCGGCTATATTGCGTCCGAGTTTGCAGGCATCCTGAACGGGCTAGGTGTGCAGGTAACGCAATTCTATCGCGGTGCCCAAATTCTGCGCGGCTTTGATGATGAGGCCCGCGGTCTGGTGGCCGAAGGGATGCGTGCCAAAGGCGTCGATCTGCACCTTGGCACCAACATCGTCGAAATGCGCGCCGCAACAGCCGAGGATCTGGCAGGCGTGCATAAAAGCGTTCCCATGGAGGGCGGCAAACCTGCAACCTTGCCGCAGAAATCAGCCGGGCACGGTATCTGGGTCAAGGCGACCAATGGCACCGAAAAGGTCTATGATCAGGTCATGTTCGCCACCGGTCGCGCGCCCAACACAGAAGATATGGGGCTTGAGGAGGCAGGCGTCGAAGTTGGCCGTCGTGGCGAAATCGTTGTCGATGAGTATAGCCAAACGCGCGTCCCTTCGATCTATGCGATCGGTGATGTGACCAATCGCGTACAACTGACACCCGTAGCGATCCGCGAGGGCATGGCTTTTGTGGAAACGGTCTTTAAGGGCAACCCCACTGCCGTTGATCACGAACTGATCCCCTCGGCTGTCTTTACCCAGCCCGAACTGGGCACCGTCGGTCTGACCGAAGAGGAAGCCCGCGAGAAAGAACCGATTGAAGTCTATTGCACATCCTTCAAGCCAATGAACCACTCTTTTGCGGGGCGTGAAGACAGAGTATTGATGAAACTCGTGGTCAGCAAAGAAACCCGCACGGTTCTGGGCTGTCATATCGTCGCAGATCATGCGGGCGAGATGATCCAGCTGGCGGGGATTGCTGTGAAAATGGGCGCTACAAAGGAAGATTTTGACCGCACTGTTGCGGTTCATCCGACAATGGCCGAAGAACTTGTGACAATGAAGGAACCCGTGCGCAGCGCTTGA
- a CDS encoding PH domain-containing protein, with protein MEFKRTQRQHFFTILTFIMVSWLWYDLITSGTTTEVVLGLLCGVWAAFIAYSYLRTPSLGRLDPDGLTLHRPLRTVSFKWDELQWASIGADRRALIFAYRHQGDVKDRYIGCSRRILTPDALDAITAALQAARPNLPSSPPEAENGAKT; from the coding sequence ATGGAATTCAAACGCACACAGCGCCAGCATTTCTTTACCATTCTGACGTTCATCATGGTCAGCTGGCTCTGGTACGATCTTATCACGTCGGGTACCACGACCGAAGTCGTACTTGGTCTGTTATGTGGGGTCTGGGCCGCCTTTATCGCCTATAGCTATCTGCGCACCCCCAGTCTGGGCCGGTTGGACCCCGATGGTCTGACACTCCATCGCCCACTGCGCACAGTCTCGTTCAAGTGGGATGAGTTGCAATGGGCCAGTATTGGTGCGGATCGACGTGCCTTGATCTTTGCCTATCGCCATCAAGGGGACGTGAAAGATCGTTACATCGGTTGTAGCCGCAGGATACTGACCCCAGATGCGCTGGATGCTATCACCGCGGCCTTGCAGGCCGCGCGACCCAATCTACCTTCAAGCCCGCCAGAGGCAGAAAACGGAGCCAAAACATGA
- the rpiA gene encoding ribose-5-phosphate isomerase RpiA has protein sequence MSGELSPIDKAKFVAAKQATEFVESGMKVGLGTGSTAEWLVQCLGEMVREEGLKIKGVPTSKRTALLAKKVGIDIMTLDEAKWLDLTFDGADEFDENLNLIKGGGGAHLHEKIVATASDRVLVIADASKKVDTLGAFPLPVEVVPFGLSVTQGLIAETLTGMDVLGRDVVLRMKGDQPFVTEEGNFILDLHLKRIGNPRQLSFVINQIPGVVENGLFIDICDVVIVGHGDGRVTTRDITNNAANVIRFDILDDDNIFVDIAD, from the coding sequence ATGTCGGGTGAACTCTCCCCCATCGACAAAGCAAAATTTGTCGCGGCCAAACAAGCGACAGAGTTTGTCGAATCCGGGATGAAAGTTGGCCTTGGCACAGGGTCCACCGCCGAGTGGCTGGTGCAGTGTCTGGGCGAGATGGTGCGCGAAGAAGGCCTCAAGATCAAAGGCGTGCCTACGTCCAAGCGCACAGCGTTGCTGGCTAAGAAGGTTGGGATCGATATCATGACATTGGATGAGGCCAAGTGGCTTGATCTGACCTTTGACGGGGCCGATGAGTTTGATGAGAACCTGAACTTGATCAAGGGCGGAGGCGGGGCGCATCTGCATGAAAAGATTGTGGCCACTGCAAGCGACCGCGTTTTGGTGATCGCCGATGCCAGCAAGAAAGTGGACACGCTGGGGGCTTTCCCCCTGCCGGTCGAGGTTGTCCCTTTCGGATTGTCAGTCACCCAAGGGCTGATTGCTGAAACGCTGACCGGTATGGATGTCTTGGGGCGGGATGTGGTGTTGCGGATGAAAGGCGACCAGCCTTTTGTGACGGAAGAGGGGAACTTTATCCTCGATCTGCACCTGAAACGGATCGGCAACCCCCGCCAACTCAGCTTTGTGATCAACCAGATCCCTGGCGTTGTGGAAAACGGGCTTTTCATTGATATCTGCGATGTTGTCATCGTGGGTCACGGCGATGGCCGCGTGACCACCCGTGACATCACCAACAACGCGGCCAATGTGATCCGGTTCGATATTCTGGATGATGACAACATCTTTGTCGATATCGCGGACTAA
- a CDS encoding glutathione S-transferase family protein yields the protein MFRYTRVMSQILRLHYAPDNASLCVRLALEEMAIPYETVLVDRAAKAQKSPAYLALNPNGLIPVLETPHGPVFETAAILMWLAETDDKLMPRVGTPARMHALQWMLWLANTLHHTLRMTFYPSQYTNGDSGAVQSMAQQRLRAQLDLLAAAQTTPWLDSAASSLHACYLAPMLRWAALYGGGADWFDLENWPRLTAFAKRMDARESTIRVAFAEGLGPTPISRPAPCTPPEGSAL from the coding sequence GTGTTCCGCTACACACGGGTCATGAGCCAGATCTTGCGCCTGCACTACGCCCCTGACAACGCCTCGCTTTGCGTGCGATTGGCGCTCGAGGAAATGGCCATACCTTATGAGACTGTTCTGGTGGACCGCGCAGCAAAAGCGCAAAAATCCCCTGCGTATCTGGCGCTGAACCCCAATGGGCTGATCCCTGTTCTTGAAACGCCCCACGGGCCGGTGTTTGAAACCGCCGCAATCTTGATGTGGCTGGCCGAGACGGATGACAAATTGATGCCGCGTGTAGGTACGCCCGCGCGAATGCACGCGCTGCAATGGATGCTCTGGCTGGCCAATACGCTGCACCACACGTTGCGGATGACGTTCTATCCAAGCCAATACACAAACGGCGACAGCGGCGCGGTCCAAAGCATGGCGCAACAGCGCTTGCGGGCCCAGCTTGATCTGCTGGCGGCCGCGCAAACCACCCCTTGGCTGGACAGTGCGGCCAGCAGTCTCCACGCCTGTTATCTTGCACCGATGCTGCGGTGGGCGGCACTCTATGGTGGCGGTGCAGATTGGTTTGATCTTGAAAACTGGCCGCGACTGACGGCATTTGCCAAACGTATGGACGCGCGCGAAAGTACCATTAGGGTGGCATTTGCGGAGGGTTTGGGACCCACCCCGATTTCGCGACCAGCACCTTGCACCCCACCAGAAGGATCAGCGCTCTAG
- a CDS encoding L-serine ammonia-lyase: protein MFLSVFDMFKVGVGPSSSHTIGPMVAAARFLDHLRALPFGVAGVRASLHGSLAFTGIGHATDRAVILGLAGFRADDYDAGKADAELARIATEHTVTPHGLGTLAFHPKDDLLFDYGPALPGHANGLILRGTDAQGDVITQVTYYSIGGGFVLTEAELNAGKDSDTGPAVPYPFQTAQEMLEMAAKSGKSIAAMKRANELSRMPGADLDKGLARIWEVMNNCINRGLETGGILPGGLQVRRRAKGIYDALQAERGMNLTAPHTINDFMSTYAMAVNEENAAGGQVVTAPTNGAAGVIPATIRYWLDHVPGATATRVPEFLLTAAAVGGLIKYNASISGAECGCQAEVGSAAAMAAAGLAAVLGGTPEQIENAAEIALEHHLGMTCDPVKGLVQVPCIERNGLGAIKAVSAASLALRGDGVHLVSLDVAIETMRQTGMDMSEKYKETALGGLAVNVPNC from the coding sequence ATGTTTTTATCGGTTTTCGATATGTTCAAAGTGGGCGTCGGCCCCTCGTCGTCCCACACCATCGGGCCGATGGTGGCTGCTGCACGGTTTCTGGACCATTTGCGCGCGTTGCCTTTCGGGGTTGCGGGTGTGCGTGCCTCGCTACATGGCAGTCTGGCCTTCACGGGTATCGGTCACGCCACGGACCGCGCGGTGATCCTTGGTCTCGCGGGGTTTCGCGCGGATGATTATGATGCCGGCAAAGCGGATGCAGAGCTGGCCCGCATCGCCACAGAGCATACAGTCACGCCACATGGCCTTGGCACGCTGGCGTTTCATCCCAAGGACGACCTGCTTTTTGACTATGGCCCCGCCTTGCCCGGCCACGCCAACGGGCTGATCCTGCGCGGCACAGACGCACAAGGCGATGTCATCACCCAAGTCACCTATTATTCTATCGGCGGGGGCTTTGTATTGACCGAAGCCGAGCTGAACGCCGGCAAAGACAGTGACACAGGCCCCGCTGTGCCCTACCCGTTCCAAACTGCGCAGGAAATGCTCGAGATGGCCGCCAAATCCGGCAAGAGCATCGCCGCCATGAAGCGGGCCAACGAACTTTCACGGATGCCCGGTGCCGATCTGGACAAAGGCCTCGCGCGGATTTGGGAGGTTATGAACAACTGCATCAACCGCGGGCTTGAGACTGGCGGGATTTTGCCCGGCGGATTGCAGGTGCGCAGGCGCGCCAAGGGCATTTATGACGCGCTGCAGGCCGAGCGGGGCATGAACCTGACCGCGCCCCACACGATCAATGATTTTATGTCGACCTATGCGATGGCCGTGAACGAAGAGAATGCCGCCGGTGGGCAAGTCGTGACCGCCCCTACCAACGGGGCTGCAGGGGTGATCCCTGCGACGATCCGCTATTGGCTGGATCATGTGCCGGGTGCCACGGCAACGCGGGTGCCGGAATTCCTGCTGACGGCGGCGGCCGTGGGTGGGTTGATCAAATACAACGCCTCGATTTCCGGTGCCGAATGCGGCTGTCAGGCCGAGGTCGGAAGCGCCGCTGCCATGGCCGCGGCCGGCCTTGCGGCCGTTCTTGGCGGCACCCCAGAGCAAATTGAAAACGCGGCAGAAATCGCGCTGGAACATCACTTGGGGATGACGTGTGATCCTGTGAAAGGGCTCGTGCAAGTTCCCTGTATCGAGCGCAATGGGCTGGGGGCGATCAAGGCGGTCTCGGCCGCGTCGTTGGCCTTGCGCGGCGATGGTGTGCATCTTGTCTCGCTGGATGTCGCGATTGAGACGATGCGCCAGACCGGTATGGATATGAGCGAGAAATACAAGGAAACAGCGCTGGGTGGTTTGGCCGTGAACGTGCCCAATTGCTAA